A region from the Enterobacter roggenkampii genome encodes:
- the yajC gene encoding preprotein translocase subunit YajC, producing the protein MSFFISDAVAATGAPAQGSPMSLILMLVVFGLIFYFMILRPQQKRTKEHKKLMDSIAKGDEVLTNGGLVGRVTKVAESGYIAIALNDTTEVVIKRDFVAAVLPKGTMKAL; encoded by the coding sequence ATGAGCTTTTTTATTTCTGATGCGGTAGCAGCAACAGGCGCTCCAGCGCAGGGCAGCCCAATGTCTCTGATTCTGATGCTGGTTGTGTTCGGTCTGATCTTCTATTTCATGATCCTGCGCCCACAGCAGAAGCGCACCAAAGAGCACAAAAAGCTGATGGACTCCATCGCGAAAGGCGATGAAGTGCTGACCAACGGTGGTCTGGTCGGTCGCGTAACCAAAGTGGCTGAAAGTGGCTACATTGCAATCGCCCTGAACGACACCACTGAAGTGGTCATCAAACGTGACTTCGTAGCTGCCGTTCTGCCGAAAGGCACCATGAAGGCGCTGTAA
- the secD gene encoding protein translocase subunit SecD: MLNRYPLWKYIMLVVVILVGLLYALPNLYGEDPAVQITGARGVAASEQTLIQVQKTLQEEKITAKSVALEEGAILARFDTTDTQLRAREALMGVLGDKYVVALNLAPATPRWLAAMNAEPMKLGLDLRGGVHFLMEVDMDTALGKLQEQNIDSLRSDLRDKGIAYTTVRKEDNYGMSITFRDSAARDQAVDYLTQRHRDLVISSQGSNQLRAVMTDARLKEAREYAVQQNINILRNRVNQLGVAEPLVQRQGADRIVVELPGIQDTARAKEILGATATLEFRLVNTNVDQSAAASGRIPGDSEVKQTREGQPVVLYKRVILTGDHITDSTSSQDEYNQPQVNISLDSAGGNIMSNFTKDNIGKPMATLFVEYKDSGKKDANGRAVLVKEEEVINIANIQSRLGNSFRITGINNPNEARQLSLLLRAGALIAPIQIVEERTIGPTLGMQNIQQGLEACLAGLVVSILFMIFFYKKFGLIATSALIANLVLIIGIMSLLPGATLTMPGIAGIVLTLAVAVDANVLINERIKEELSNGRSVQQAIDEGYKGAFSSIFDANVTTLIKVLILYAVGTGAIKGFAITTGIGVATSMFTAIVGTRAIVNLLYGGKRVKKLSI, translated from the coding sequence GTGTTAAACCGTTATCCTTTGTGGAAGTACATCATGCTGGTCGTCGTGATTCTCGTCGGCCTGCTGTACGCGCTTCCCAACCTGTATGGTGAGGATCCGGCTGTTCAAATCACTGGCGCGCGCGGTGTCGCCGCCAGTGAGCAAACGCTGATCCAGGTCCAGAAAACGTTACAAGAAGAAAAAATTACCGCTAAGTCTGTGGCACTGGAAGAGGGCGCAATTCTTGCTCGCTTCGACACCACCGACACGCAGCTTCGCGCACGTGAAGCGCTGATGGGCGTGCTGGGTGATAAATACGTCGTGGCGCTTAACCTTGCCCCTGCAACCCCGCGTTGGCTGGCTGCGATGAATGCAGAGCCAATGAAACTCGGTCTTGACCTGCGTGGCGGCGTTCACTTCCTGATGGAGGTGGATATGGATACCGCGCTCGGCAAGCTGCAGGAACAGAATATCGACAGCCTGCGCAGCGATCTGCGTGATAAAGGCATCGCTTACACCACCGTGCGTAAAGAAGATAACTACGGCATGAGCATCACGTTCCGCGACAGCGCGGCGCGCGATCAGGCTGTAGATTACCTGACCCAACGTCATCGTGACCTGGTGATCTCCTCGCAGGGCAGCAACCAGCTGCGCGCGGTGATGACCGATGCGCGCCTGAAAGAAGCGCGTGAATATGCCGTTCAGCAGAACATCAACATTCTGCGTAACCGTGTAAACCAACTGGGCGTGGCCGAGCCGCTGGTACAGCGTCAGGGTGCTGACCGTATCGTGGTTGAACTGCCGGGTATCCAGGACACCGCGCGTGCGAAAGAGATTCTCGGTGCGACCGCAACGCTGGAATTCCGTCTGGTGAATACCAACGTTGACCAGTCTGCTGCCGCTTCTGGCCGTATTCCGGGTGACTCCGAAGTGAAACAGACCCGCGAAGGTCAGCCGGTTGTGCTGTACAAACGTGTGATTCTGACCGGTGACCACATCACCGACTCCACGTCGAGCCAGGATGAATACAACCAGCCGCAGGTTAACATCTCGCTGGATAGCGCGGGTGGTAACATCATGTCTAACTTCACCAAGGACAACATCGGTAAACCGATGGCGACCCTGTTCGTGGAGTACAAAGACAGCGGTAAGAAAGATGCAAACGGCCGTGCTGTGCTGGTGAAAGAGGAAGAGGTGATTAACATCGCCAATATCCAGTCTCGTCTGGGTAACAGCTTCCGTATTACCGGTATTAACAACCCGAACGAAGCGCGTCAGCTCTCCCTGCTGCTGCGTGCCGGTGCGCTGATAGCGCCAATTCAGATTGTTGAAGAACGTACCATTGGTCCAACTCTGGGTATGCAAAACATCCAGCAGGGCCTGGAAGCGTGTCTGGCCGGTCTGGTGGTCTCTATCCTGTTCATGATCTTCTTCTATAAGAAGTTTGGTCTGATTGCGACCTCCGCGCTGATCGCGAACCTGGTGCTGATTATCGGCATCATGTCCCTGCTGCCGGGAGCGACGCTGACCATGCCGGGGATTGCGGGTATCGTTCTGACCCTTGCGGTGGCGGTCGACGCCAACGTACTGATTAACGAACGTATCAAAGAAGAGTTGAGCAACGGTCGCTCTGTTCAGCAGGCGATTGATGAAGGTTATAAAGGCGCGTTCAGCTCTATCTTCGATGCGAACGTAACAACACTGATTAAGGTTCTTATCCTGTATGCAGTGGGTACTGGCGCGATCAAAGGCTTTGCGATTACAACCGGTATCGGTGTCGCAACGTCAATGTTTACCGCTATTGTCGGCACCCGTGCCATCGTGAACCTGCTGTACGGCGGCAAGCGCGTCAAAAAGCTGTCTATCTGA
- the secF gene encoding protein translocase subunit SecF yields MAQEYTVEQLNHGRKVWDFMRWDYWAFGISGFLLILSIVIMGVKGFNWGLDFTGGTVIEISLEKPVDMDQMRESLQKAGFEEPLLQNFGSSRDIMVRMPPVHDANGSQELGSKVVSVINETTNQNAAVKRIEFVGPSVGADLAQTGAMALLVALISILVYVGFRFEWRLAAGVVIALAHDVVITMGILSLFHIEIDLTIVASLMSVIGYSLNDSIVVSDRIRENFRKIRRGTPYEIFNVSLTQTLHRTLITSGTTLMVILMLFLFGGPVLEGFSLTMLIGVTIGTASSIYVASALALKLGMKREHLLQQKVEKEGADQPSILP; encoded by the coding sequence GTGGCACAGGAATATACTGTTGAACAATTGAACCACGGCCGTAAAGTCTGGGACTTTATGCGCTGGGACTACTGGGCCTTCGGCATTTCAGGTTTCCTGCTGATTCTGTCCATCGTCATTATGGGCGTGAAAGGCTTTAACTGGGGTCTCGATTTTACCGGTGGTACGGTAATTGAAATCTCCCTGGAAAAACCGGTCGATATGGACCAGATGCGCGAATCGCTGCAGAAAGCGGGCTTTGAAGAGCCGCTGCTGCAGAACTTCGGCAGCAGCCGCGACATCATGGTGCGTATGCCGCCGGTGCACGATGCCAACGGCAGCCAGGAGCTGGGCAGTAAGGTTGTTAGCGTGATTAACGAAACAACCAACCAGAACGCGGCGGTTAAGCGTATTGAGTTCGTCGGCCCAAGCGTGGGTGCTGACCTGGCGCAGACCGGTGCGATGGCGCTGCTGGTGGCGCTGATCTCCATCCTGGTGTACGTCGGTTTCCGCTTTGAGTGGCGACTGGCGGCCGGTGTGGTTATCGCTCTGGCGCACGACGTGGTGATCACCATGGGCATACTGTCGCTGTTCCACATTGAGATTGACCTGACGATTGTGGCATCCCTGATGTCCGTCATCGGTTACTCACTGAACGACAGTATCGTGGTATCTGACCGTATCCGTGAAAACTTCCGTAAGATCCGTCGCGGCACGCCGTACGAAATCTTTAACGTGTCGTTGACCCAGACGCTACACCGTACCTTGATCACATCCGGTACCACCCTGATGGTGATCCTGATGCTGTTCCTGTTCGGTGGTCCGGTTCTGGAAGGCTTTTCGCTGACCATGTTGATTGGTGTCACCATCGGTACGGCGTCGTCTATCTACGTTGCGTCCGCCCTGGCGCTGAAACTCGGCATGAAGCGTGAGCACCTGCTCCAGCAGAAAGTCGAAAAAGAAGGCGCGGATCAGCCGTCCATTCTGCCGTAA
- a CDS encoding VOC family protein gives MKSVINWFEIPVSDMDRAIKFYEPVMQLALRREKMDCAELAVFPHEDPATGGALAKFDGVTPSLQGAIIYLHTDNLAATLDRIASAGGECVFGPLELPHGIGTIALFTDSEGNRVGLHQPA, from the coding sequence ATGAAAAGCGTCATTAACTGGTTTGAAATTCCGGTCTCGGATATGGATCGCGCCATCAAATTTTATGAGCCGGTGATGCAGCTTGCGCTGCGTCGCGAGAAAATGGACTGTGCGGAGCTGGCCGTTTTTCCGCATGAGGATCCCGCCACCGGAGGCGCCCTGGCAAAATTTGACGGCGTTACACCGTCTTTGCAGGGCGCTATTATTTACCTGCATACTGACAATCTGGCGGCAACGCTCGATCGCATCGCCTCTGCGGGCGGCGAGTGCGTGTTTGGCCCGCTGGAACTGCCGCATGGCATTGGCACTATCGCCTTGTTTACCGACAGCGAGGGTAACCGCGTCGGCCTCCATCAACCTGCCTGA
- a CDS encoding helix-turn-helix transcriptional regulator, translating into MTRRADRLFQIVQILRGRRLTTAAHLADRLGVSERTVYRDIRDLSLSGVPVEGEAGSGYRLMSGFDLPPLMLTNKESEALIVAIRLLKTWGGESLSRELESAQEKVLAILPEESRRKAEQTRIYAPDFCMQSHSRSDFDRIHQAISAQQVLALHYRDEAGQLSNREVQPLGLFFWGERWLLAAWCERRDDYRCFRLDRCLNIVATERRFSESADRSLADFLRKVRQ; encoded by the coding sequence ATGACCCGACGCGCTGACCGTTTGTTTCAGATTGTGCAGATCCTGCGGGGCAGGCGTCTGACAACGGCAGCGCATCTGGCGGACCGGCTTGGCGTGTCCGAGCGCACGGTCTACCGCGATATCCGCGACCTGTCGCTTTCCGGCGTGCCGGTGGAAGGTGAGGCGGGGAGCGGATATCGGCTTATGTCGGGCTTTGACCTGCCGCCGCTGATGCTGACAAATAAGGAGTCCGAGGCGCTGATCGTTGCGATTCGCCTGCTCAAAACCTGGGGAGGGGAATCGCTGTCGCGCGAGCTGGAGTCGGCTCAGGAAAAGGTGCTGGCGATTCTGCCCGAGGAGAGTCGTCGAAAGGCGGAGCAGACGCGGATCTACGCCCCGGATTTTTGCATGCAAAGCCACTCCCGCAGCGATTTTGACAGGATCCATCAGGCAATTTCCGCTCAGCAGGTGCTGGCGCTGCATTACCGTGATGAAGCAGGACAGCTGTCTAATCGTGAGGTTCAGCCGCTGGGGCTGTTCTTCTGGGGAGAGCGCTGGCTGCTGGCGGCGTGGTGTGAACGGCGCGATGACTATCGCTGTTTCCGGCTCGACAGATGCCTCAATATTGTGGCTACGGAAAGGCGGTTTAGCGAAAGTGCGGACAGGTCTTTGGCGGATTTTTTGCGCAAGGTGAGGCAGTAA
- a CDS encoding nucleoside-specific channel-forming protein Tsx: MKKTLLAAGAVLALSSSFTVNAAENDKPQYLSDWWHQSVNVVGSYHTRFGPQIRNDTYLEYEAFAKKDWFDFYGYVDLPVFFGGNTDAKGIWNNGSPLFMEIEPRFSIDKLTGTDLSFGPFKEWYFANNYIYDMGRNDSQEQSTWYMGLGTDIDTGLPMSLSLNVYAKYQWQNYGAANENEWDGYRFKVKYFVPITQLWGGNLSYIGFTNFDWGSDLGDNDFRDLNGKKARTNNSIASSHILALNYDHWHYSVVARYWHNGGQWNDDASLNFGNGDFSVRSTGWGGYLVVGYNF; encoded by the coding sequence ATGAAAAAAACATTACTCGCAGCTGGCGCCGTGCTGGCACTGTCCTCTTCTTTCACTGTTAACGCAGCGGAAAACGACAAACCACAATACCTCTCCGACTGGTGGCACCAGAGCGTTAACGTGGTCGGCAGCTACCACACGCGTTTCGGACCTCAGATTCGTAACGATACCTACCTGGAATATGAAGCGTTCGCCAAGAAAGACTGGTTTGATTTCTACGGCTACGTCGATCTGCCAGTATTCTTTGGTGGTAACACCGATGCGAAAGGTATCTGGAACAACGGCTCTCCGCTGTTTATGGAAATCGAACCACGCTTCTCTATCGATAAGCTGACCGGCACCGACCTAAGCTTCGGGCCGTTCAAAGAGTGGTACTTCGCGAATAACTACATTTACGACATGGGCCGCAACGATTCTCAGGAACAAAGCACCTGGTACATGGGTCTGGGTACGGACATCGACACCGGTCTGCCAATGAGCCTGTCTCTGAACGTGTACGCTAAGTATCAGTGGCAGAACTACGGTGCCGCGAACGAAAACGAGTGGGATGGCTACCGTTTCAAAGTGAAATACTTTGTGCCAATTACCCAACTGTGGGGCGGTAACCTGAGCTATATCGGCTTCACCAACTTTGACTGGGGCTCAGACCTGGGTGACAACGATTTCCGTGACCTGAACGGTAAGAAAGCGCGTACCAATAACTCCATCGCCTCCAGCCACATTCTGGCGCTGAACTACGATCACTGGCACTACTCTGTTGTGGCACGTTACTGGCACAACGGTGGTCAGTGGAACGACGACGCCAGCCTGAACTTCGGCAACGGCGACTTCAGCGTCCGATCTACCGGTTGGGGTGGTTACCTGGTTGTAGGTTACAACTTCTAA
- a CDS encoding DUF3251 domain-containing protein — translation MTRRYLKILLVGSLFTLSACAQQTEVRQMKQSVNTLNTAMDKLNKETVKITQQNALNAKSTSGVYLLPGANTPALLNSQIGTLKMSLVNVAANADGTRATLRIKGESNDPLPAFSGTVEWGQIQGTTENYQEVNVKNQLFTAPASVLAPSDVDIPLQLSGLTPEQLGFIRIHDIQPAAQ, via the coding sequence ATGACAAGACGTTACCTGAAAATATTGCTGGTGGGGAGCCTCTTCACCCTTAGCGCCTGTGCACAGCAAACCGAAGTCCGTCAGATGAAACAGAGCGTCAATACGCTCAATACGGCGATGGACAAGCTAAACAAAGAAACGGTGAAGATCACCCAGCAAAATGCGCTGAACGCGAAATCTACCAGCGGGGTGTACCTGCTGCCGGGGGCGAATACGCCTGCCCTGCTGAACAGCCAGATTGGCACGCTAAAAATGTCTCTGGTGAATGTGGCGGCGAATGCCGATGGTACTCGCGCAACATTACGCATCAAGGGAGAGTCCAACGATCCGCTTCCGGCCTTCAGCGGCACCGTCGAGTGGGGCCAGATCCAGGGCACCACGGAGAACTACCAGGAGGTGAACGTGAAGAATCAGCTCTTCACCGCCCCGGCCAGTGTTTTAGCACCCAGTGATGTGGATATTCCGCTTCAGTTAAGTGGCCTTACGCCGGAACAGTTAGGCTTTATCCGCATTCACGACATTCAACCCGCCGCGCAGTAA
- the nrdR gene encoding transcriptional regulator NrdR, giving the protein MHCPFCSAVDTKVIDSRLVGEGSSVRRRRQCLVCNERFTTFEVAELVMPRVVKSNDVREPFNEEKLRSGMLKALEKRPVSADDVEMALNHIKSYLRGLGEREVPSKMIGNLVMEQLKKLDKVAYIRFASVYRSFEDIKEFGEEIARLQD; this is encoded by the coding sequence ATGCATTGCCCATTCTGCTCCGCTGTGGATACCAAAGTCATCGACTCTCGCCTTGTGGGCGAAGGGTCTTCAGTGCGCCGTCGTCGGCAGTGTCTGGTGTGTAACGAGCGTTTCACGACCTTTGAGGTGGCAGAGCTGGTCATGCCGCGCGTGGTTAAAAGTAACGACGTACGTGAGCCGTTTAACGAAGAGAAACTGCGCAGCGGAATGCTGAAGGCCCTTGAAAAGCGTCCCGTCAGCGCGGACGACGTGGAGATGGCGTTAAACCACATAAAATCTTACCTTCGTGGTTTGGGTGAGCGTGAAGTGCCCAGCAAGATGATTGGCAACCTGGTAATGGAGCAGCTGAAAAAGCTCGATAAGGTCGCCTATATCCGCTTCGCCTCGGTCTACCGCAGCTTCGAAGATATCAAAGAGTTTGGCGAAGAGATCGCCCGCTTACAGGATTAA